The following coding sequences lie in one Bacillota bacterium genomic window:
- a CDS encoding YfcC family protein — MNRFPNSFVLLFYLLLLFALATYLVPAGTYERQIDPETGVTYVIPDSYSRQVNTPVSFFDVFKAIPAGMMNAGNIIVFVLITGGSFGIIQATGTINRTISSVARRFSNREKALIPIIMFVFSLAGAIFGFAEEVLPLYIFFISLAITVGFDTITGTAMILVGTGAGFAAGFLNPFTTGIAQNISELPLFSGLALRLICYVLLLGSAIAYVYWYASRISTGKTKKFIANMDFNPSLNEMPTLDSKHKRVFLAIIVFMVFMLYAVLRLDFHIIEISTTFLVTGIVCGVLAGFNPSQIANEFNKGATNLLSAALIIGLSRAIMMIMIYGNILDTIIFYLASAIQVFPPIISANLMFFAQSIINIFIASGSGQATVTMPIMANIADISGFTRQTAVLALQFGDGFTNVISPTSGYFMAALAISGIPWSKWFKWMLPLFIIWVIIGCILMTVAVLMNYGPF, encoded by the coding sequence TTGAACAGGTTTCCAAATTCCTTTGTTTTGCTATTTTACTTGCTTCTGTTATTCGCTTTGGCAACTTACCTGGTCCCTGCTGGAACCTATGAACGGCAAATTGATCCGGAGACTGGTGTTACGTATGTAATTCCAGACAGCTACAGCAGGCAGGTCAATACTCCCGTAAGTTTTTTCGACGTTTTTAAAGCAATTCCTGCTGGCATGATGAATGCTGGCAACATCATTGTTTTCGTGTTAATAACCGGTGGTAGCTTTGGTATCATCCAGGCAACAGGGACAATAAACCGGACAATCTCATCGGTTGCAAGGCGGTTCAGTAACCGGGAAAAAGCCCTGATTCCAATCATAATGTTTGTTTTTTCGCTGGCTGGAGCCATCTTCGGTTTTGCGGAGGAAGTTCTACCCCTTTATATCTTCTTTATATCCCTGGCGATTACTGTTGGGTTTGATACCATAACTGGCACAGCAATGATTTTGGTCGGGACTGGCGCAGGTTTTGCTGCGGGCTTTCTAAATCCTTTTACCACTGGCATTGCCCAAAACATTTCTGAACTTCCTTTATTTTCTGGGCTGGCGTTACGATTAATTTGTTATGTTTTACTTTTGGGCTCGGCTATTGCCTATGTTTACTGGTATGCTTCAAGAATCAGTACCGGCAAGACCAAGAAATTTATAGCCAACATGGATTTTAATCCTAGTTTAAACGAAATGCCTACATTAGATAGCAAGCATAAGCGAGTCTTCCTTGCCATAATTGTATTTATGGTGTTTATGTTGTATGCTGTATTACGTCTGGATTTTCATATCATTGAAATCAGCACAACCTTCCTAGTTACTGGAATTGTTTGCGGTGTTTTGGCGGGATTTAACCCGAGCCAAATTGCAAATGAATTTAACAAAGGGGCAACTAATCTTTTATCTGCGGCCCTAATAATCGGATTGAGCAGGGCAATCATGATGATAATGATCTACGGCAATATCCTGGACACGATTATTTTTTATCTAGCTTCTGCTATTCAGGTATTTCCGCCAATCATCAGCGCCAATCTGATGTTCTTTGCCCAAAGCATAATCAACATCTTCATCGCCTCTGGAAGTGGACAAGCAACCGTAACTATGCCAATCATGGCTAATATAGCTGATATATCGGGATTTACCAGGCAGACTGCCGTCCTGGCTTTACAGTTTGGTGATGGTTTCACTAATGTAATCTCGCCGACATCCGGCTACTTCATGGCTGCGTTGGCAATTTCGGGCATTCCCTGGAGCAAGTGGTTTAAATGGATGCTACCCTTGTTTATAATTTGGGTCATAATTGGCTGTATTCTAATGACTGTGGCCGTATTGATGAATTACGGGCCTTTCTAA
- the sppA gene encoding signal peptide peptidase SppA, with the protein MLGWLCRNGLIWAGNVLRAQCKGPEWIHMVLEGDYPDLRSPRPAFWQRRFTSPQLSLQELAERFNVIGLDSRTKGVVLHLRPLSMPFARLQVLRELIATLQKRGKRVVVWSTGYDTANYYVAAAADEILLQEGGRVAPLGLRYEQLFLANSLAACGLKLDAIQISPYKSAADRLTRTNMSKEAREMQNWLLDAQYQELVKAISDGRGMDEAAAQELVDSTPLTDTKAIELGAVDNIISEEALPEYLGRLNSWRRARKVLRRLPAPRQHAYFAVIRVQGTIVDGKSQRPRFAPPLPLPFMFGPRAGDRTVVTLARRALKDKKVKGVLLYIDSGGGSATASEAMSAALDKLAVEKPVVAMMGSVAASGGYYVATPAHWIIARPGTITGSIGVLTGKLITAGLLEKLLINKETLSRGENSGLEGPDRPFTPDERAKVREFIENTYELFIRRVARARKMDTIAVDLVGGGRVWTGSQALEHGLVDELGGLPEAQAKLRELAGIDHDIALRELEPSAKDLPLLGEPLAALSYARDSLNLLGPGKVLAASALIWQDYIR; encoded by the coding sequence GTGCTTGGCTGGTTGTGCCGTAACGGACTAATTTGGGCTGGAAATGTTCTGCGCGCTCAGTGCAAGGGCCCTGAATGGATTCATATGGTTTTGGAAGGTGATTATCCCGATTTGCGCTCACCCCGGCCCGCCTTTTGGCAGCGCCGGTTTACGAGCCCGCAGTTGAGCCTGCAGGAACTGGCGGAACGATTCAATGTTATCGGGCTCGATAGCAGGACCAAAGGAGTGGTTTTGCACCTGCGCCCTTTGTCGATGCCTTTTGCACGCCTACAGGTCCTACGGGAACTGATTGCCACTTTGCAAAAGCGGGGCAAACGGGTTGTAGTATGGTCAACTGGCTACGATACTGCCAATTACTATGTTGCTGCGGCTGCAGATGAAATCCTCCTGCAGGAGGGCGGCCGGGTGGCGCCCCTGGGCTTGCGGTATGAGCAGCTGTTCCTGGCCAATTCCCTTGCCGCTTGCGGCCTCAAACTGGACGCCATCCAGATCAGCCCCTATAAATCTGCTGCCGATCGCCTGACCCGGACCAATATGTCTAAGGAAGCGCGGGAAATGCAGAACTGGCTGCTGGATGCCCAATATCAGGAGCTGGTTAAGGCAATATCTGATGGCCGGGGAATGGATGAGGCAGCGGCGCAGGAATTAGTCGATTCTACTCCCCTCACCGACACTAAAGCAATTGAGCTGGGTGCGGTGGATAATATTATCAGTGAAGAGGCATTGCCCGAGTATCTGGGCAGACTCAACTCCTGGCGGCGGGCGCGGAAAGTGTTGAGGCGTCTGCCCGCGCCTAGGCAACATGCTTACTTTGCTGTGATTAGGGTGCAGGGGACAATTGTCGACGGCAAATCCCAGCGCCCCCGGTTTGCGCCACCGCTGCCCCTGCCCTTTATGTTTGGCCCCCGGGCAGGGGACCGGACTGTTGTCACGCTGGCCAGGCGGGCATTGAAAGACAAAAAGGTGAAGGGCGTTTTGCTCTATATCGATTCCGGCGGTGGCTCGGCCACCGCTTCTGAGGCAATGAGTGCCGCTCTGGACAAACTGGCAGTTGAAAAGCCGGTGGTGGCGATGATGGGCTCGGTGGCGGCTTCCGGCGGCTACTACGTGGCCACGCCTGCCCACTGGATAATAGCCCGGCCGGGGACAATTACCGGCTCCATTGGCGTGCTCACCGGCAAGCTGATTACCGCCGGCCTACTGGAAAAGCTGCTTATAAATAAGGAGACCCTCTCCCGGGGCGAAAACAGCGGCCTGGAGGGACCTGACCGGCCATTTACGCCAGATGAGCGGGCAAAGGTGCGGGAGTTTATCGAAAACACTTATGAACTCTTTATCCGCCGGGTGGCCCGGGCCCGTAAAATGGACACGATTGCTGTGGACCTGGTAGGTGGCGGCCGGGTCTGGACCGGGAGTCAGGCGCTTGAGCACGGTCTGGTAGATGAACTGGGCGGACTGCCCGAGGCCCAGGCAAAACTGCGTGAACTGGCAGGTATCGACCATGATATTGCCCTGCGGGAGTTGGAACCTTCTGCAAAGGACTTGCCGCTGCTTGGAGAGCCTTTAGCCGCACTCAGCTATGCTCGGGATAGTCTTAACCTGTTGGGACCGGGGAAGGTGCTGGCCGCCAGCGCCTTAATCTGGCAGGACTATATTCGATAG
- a CDS encoding winged helix-turn-helix transcriptional regulator, with product MIKALADETRIQILELLAGGEKNVQEIAAQFSISRPTISHHLQIMKMAGILKSRKVGKEIYYSVNMYSLTSLAQSILAHVKW from the coding sequence ATGATTAAGGCCCTAGCCGATGAAACTAGAATTCAGATTCTGGAACTCCTAGCTGGTGGCGAAAAGAATGTTCAAGAGATTGCCGCACAATTTTCTATATCGCGACCGACCATTTCCCACCATTTACAAATCATGAAAATGGCGGGTATTCTGAAGTCCCGAAAAGTCGGTAAGGAGATATATTACTCAGTTAATATGTATTCTCTGACCTCGTTGGCCCAAAGTATACTCGCTCATGTAAAATGGTAA
- a CDS encoding DUF438 domain-containing protein, with product MSELINNREERQRIVKELIKELHDGKTVEDVKQRFKELLDGIGASELSVVEQKLIEEGMPAEEVKRLCDVHVQVFRESLDEQQKPESTPGHPVHTFIRENRAVENVIANIEAELKKLKAAKDGDDVSSIIKEWRRLHDDLMDIIRHFSRKENILFPYLEKQGISGPSTVMWAIHDDIRGQLKKTRRLLADTGPEMSADLRNSISELVEPMHHTIKELFYKEENIMFPTSLEVLSEQDWVEIYEQSDEIGYTLIEPEKKWTPKGDGDKPTDDAVEVEGGLRLDTGVLTQEQIDRMLNTLPLDITFVDANDEVKYFSRGKERIFERAPAIIGRKVQFCHPQASVHVVERIVNDFKSGKRDHADFWINMGGNFIFIRYFAVHDKDGKYMGTLEVTQNVSEIRSLEGEKRIDDHK from the coding sequence GTGAGTGAACTGATTAACAACAGGGAAGAGCGGCAACGGATTGTCAAGGAGCTGATCAAAGAGCTCCATGATGGCAAGACTGTGGAGGATGTGAAGCAGCGGTTCAAAGAATTATTGGACGGCATTGGCGCCAGCGAACTTTCGGTGGTTGAACAAAAGCTGATTGAAGAGGGAATGCCGGCAGAAGAAGTCAAGCGACTTTGTGATGTGCACGTTCAGGTTTTCAGGGAATCTCTTGATGAGCAGCAAAAGCCCGAATCAACCCCCGGCCACCCGGTTCACACCTTTATTCGGGAGAACCGGGCTGTGGAGAATGTTATTGCCAATATTGAGGCTGAGTTGAAGAAGCTTAAAGCAGCAAAGGACGGCGATGATGTCAGTTCAATAATCAAGGAATGGCGCCGCCTGCATGACGATCTGATGGATATTATCCGGCACTTCAGCCGCAAGGAGAACATATTGTTTCCCTATCTTGAAAAGCAGGGAATATCCGGACCCTCAACAGTAATGTGGGCAATCCATGACGATATTCGGGGCCAATTGAAGAAGACCCGCCGACTGCTGGCCGATACCGGTCCGGAAATGTCTGCCGACTTACGCAACAGTATAAGCGAGCTGGTAGAACCGATGCATCATACAATCAAAGAGTTGTTTTACAAAGAAGAGAACATAATGTTCCCCACCAGCCTGGAAGTACTATCTGAGCAGGATTGGGTGGAAATCTACGAACAGAGCGATGAGATTGGCTACACCTTGATTGAGCCGGAGAAGAAATGGACGCCCAAGGGCGATGGTGATAAACCGACTGATGACGCTGTTGAAGTTGAGGGAGGCTTGCGTCTGGATACCGGCGTGTTGACCCAAGAGCAAATTGACCGGATGCTCAACACCTTGCCGCTGGATATAACATTTGTCGATGCAAATGATGAAGTGAAGTATTTTTCCCGTGGTAAGGAACGGATTTTTGAACGGGCTCCGGCAATCATCGGCCGCAAAGTTCAGTTCTGTCATCCCCAGGCCAGCGTCCATGTTGTTGAGCGGATAGTCAACGATTTTAAGAGCGGCAAGCGGGATCATGCCGATTTCTGGATTAATATGGGCGGAAATTTCATCTTCATTCGCTATTTCGCCGTTCACGATAAGGACGGAAAGTATATGGGAACGTTGGAAGTAACCCAGAATGTCAGTGAGATTCGTAGTTTAGAAGGCGAAAAGCGCATCGATGACCACAAATAA
- the yfcC gene encoding putative basic amino acid antiporter YfcC gives MMKIKIPHTYALLFIIVIIVVGLTYVVPAGQYDRVEDPATERIVVDPESYHHVEQTPVSIFGLFQAIPKGMNQAGYIIFFVLMIGGAFGILQATGTIDAGIGSVVKNMAGKEKWMIPIIMIIFSLAGSMLGTAEEALPFYPIVIALALAMKFDTITGTAMVLLGAGAGFAGAFANPFTVGIAQEISGLPLFSGFAFRVVAYILILGSAILYVYRYAVKVRENPELSLTYEEDKKRRGDVNMDEMPEFTGRHKLVMLVLVTGIVVLALGVAMWGFYITELTALFLAIGIVAGIVGGLGINKIAESFVKGAQELVYGALIIGLATSIMVVMQEGNILDTVIHGLGTLVQGLPVALGGIGMFVVQSFINIIVPSGSGQAAVSMPIMAPMADIIGMTRQTAVLAFQFGDGFSNVISPTSGYFMAALAIGGIKWEKWAKFMWPLFLIWCAIAVVMLIIAVAIGYGPF, from the coding sequence ATAATGAAAATTAAGATTCCACATACCTACGCGCTATTGTTCATTATTGTAATCATTGTGGTGGGGTTGACTTATGTTGTTCCGGCTGGGCAGTATGACCGGGTGGAAGACCCTGCAACAGAAAGAATTGTTGTTGATCCGGAGAGCTACCACCATGTGGAGCAAACGCCAGTTTCGATCTTTGGCCTCTTCCAGGCGATACCCAAGGGTATGAATCAGGCCGGATACATTATTTTCTTTGTATTGATGATTGGTGGCGCCTTTGGAATCTTGCAGGCTACAGGCACAATTGACGCAGGTATTGGCTCAGTAGTAAAGAATATGGCCGGAAAAGAAAAGTGGATGATTCCGATAATTATGATTATCTTCTCTTTGGCCGGTTCGATGTTGGGAACTGCAGAAGAGGCTTTGCCCTTTTACCCGATTGTTATCGCCCTGGCCTTGGCAATGAAGTTCGATACTATTACCGGGACGGCAATGGTATTGCTGGGTGCTGGCGCTGGTTTTGCAGGCGCTTTCGCCAATCCGTTTACAGTTGGTATCGCTCAGGAGATTTCTGGTCTGCCGCTTTTCTCAGGATTTGCGTTTAGGGTTGTTGCGTATATTTTAATCCTCGGTTCAGCAATCCTGTATGTTTATCGCTATGCAGTTAAAGTACGGGAAAACCCGGAACTCAGCTTGACTTATGAAGAGGACAAGAAGCGCCGTGGCGATGTAAACATGGATGAAATGCCCGAGTTTACAGGTCGGCATAAGCTTGTTATGCTTGTATTGGTAACAGGAATTGTCGTTTTGGCCCTCGGTGTTGCAATGTGGGGATTCTACATTACTGAGTTGACAGCTCTCTTCCTGGCTATCGGGATTGTAGCAGGAATCGTCGGAGGCCTTGGTATCAATAAAATCGCAGAATCCTTTGTCAAAGGTGCCCAGGAGTTAGTTTACGGTGCTCTGATTATCGGCCTGGCTACATCTATTATGGTCGTAATGCAAGAAGGCAATATACTTGATACCGTCATCCACGGTTTGGGGACGCTGGTCCAGGGACTGCCTGTTGCTCTGGGCGGAATTGGTATGTTTGTAGTCCAGAGTTTCATCAACATCATTGTACCTTCTGGTAGTGGACAGGCAGCGGTATCAATGCCGATTATGGCGCCAATGGCGGACATTATCGGTATGACAAGGCAAACTGCCGTTTTGGCGTTTCAATTTGGTGATGGGTTCTCCAACGTCATTAGCCCCACATCCGGCTACTTTATGGCCGCGCTGGCTATTGGTGGCATCAAGTGGGAGAAGTGGGCGAAATTTATGTGGCCATTGTTCTTGATCTGGTGTGCAATAGCCGTTGTAATGCTGATTATTGCTGTAGCAATCGGTTACGGCCCGTTCTAA
- a CDS encoding proline--tRNA ligase, with the protein MSNNESKDFVKEITSREEDASQWYVNVIRKAELADYSPVRGCMVIRPYGYGIWENMQSGLDRRIKETGHQNAYFPIFIPESLLQKEADHVEGFAPEVAWVTHGGHEKLQERLVVRPTSEAIICSMYAKWIRSYRDLPVLINQWANVVRWEKVTRPFLRTAEFLWQEGHTAHRTHADAQEEVMKMLDVYRDFVEADMAVPVIMGRKSEREKFAGAEDTYSIEALMLDGKALQAGTSHHLGQHFAKVFDITFLDEDSQLKHVYQTSWGVSTRLMGALIMVHGDDRGLKIPPKIAPIQLVIVPIAPKKKRELVLDKADELKAQLRSAGIRVHLDDREEHSPGFKYNDWEMRGVPLRLEIGPRDIENNQVVLVRRDTGEKLFVAMDLLEETLTKLLPQIQQDMFEAAKQFRQQNTHTAGTMDEMEAIITEKRGFVYSWWCGSLECELAAKDRMAATIRNIPLDQEAAKKLAPQAAKCVHCGHEAKEVAVFARAY; encoded by the coding sequence ATGAGTAATAACGAAAGCAAAGACTTTGTCAAGGAGATTACCAGTCGCGAAGAAGACGCGTCACAATGGTATGTCAATGTAATCCGCAAAGCGGAGCTGGCGGATTATTCACCGGTCCGAGGCTGCATGGTTATCCGCCCCTACGGTTACGGCATCTGGGAAAACATGCAATCGGGGCTAGATCGCCGCATCAAAGAAACAGGCCATCAGAACGCCTACTTCCCAATCTTCATCCCCGAATCATTGCTGCAAAAGGAAGCTGACCATGTGGAGGGCTTCGCCCCCGAAGTAGCCTGGGTTACCCATGGCGGTCACGAAAAACTTCAGGAGCGGCTGGTTGTGCGCCCCACTTCCGAGGCCATCATCTGTTCGATGTACGCCAAGTGGATCCGCTCCTACCGGGATCTGCCGGTGCTGATTAACCAATGGGCCAATGTCGTGCGCTGGGAAAAGGTTACTCGCCCCTTCCTGCGCACAGCTGAATTCCTCTGGCAAGAGGGGCACACCGCCCACCGCACCCATGCAGACGCCCAAGAAGAGGTCATGAAGATGCTCGACGTCTACCGGGACTTTGTGGAAGCGGACATGGCAGTTCCAGTAATTATGGGCCGGAAAAGCGAACGGGAAAAATTCGCCGGCGCCGAGGACACCTACAGCATCGAAGCGCTTATGCTGGACGGCAAAGCCCTGCAGGCTGGCACCAGCCATCATTTGGGTCAACACTTTGCCAAGGTTTTTGACATCACCTTCCTGGATGAAGACAGCCAGTTGAAGCATGTGTACCAGACCTCCTGGGGTGTATCCACCCGTCTGATGGGCGCCCTGATCATGGTCCACGGCGACGACCGCGGCCTGAAAATCCCCCCCAAGATCGCGCCCATTCAATTGGTGATTGTACCGATTGCACCCAAGAAAAAACGGGAGCTGGTCCTCGATAAAGCTGATGAACTGAAGGCACAGCTGCGCAGCGCTGGCATCCGTGTCCACCTCGATGATCGGGAAGAACATTCACCCGGCTTCAAGTATAACGACTGGGAGATGCGGGGCGTGCCCCTGCGCCTGGAGATTGGCCCCCGGGATATCGAGAACAACCAAGTGGTGCTGGTTAGAAGAGACACCGGCGAAAAACTTTTCGTTGCCATGGATCTGCTGGAAGAGACTTTGACCAAGCTCCTGCCCCAGATTCAGCAGGACATGTTTGAAGCGGCCAAACAGTTCCGTCAGCAAAACACCCACACCGCTGGCACCATGGACGAAATGGAAGCAATCATCACCGAAAAACGCGGCTTTGTCTACAGCTGGTGGTGCGGCAGTCTCGAATGCGAACTGGCCGCCAAGGATCGAATGGCCGCCACCATCCGCAACATCCCCCTGGACCAAGAGGCGGCAAAAAAACTTGCCCCCCAGGCGGCAAAATGCGTTCATTGTGGCCACGAAGCCAAAGAAGTGGCCGTCTTCGCCCGGGCTTATTAA
- a CDS encoding GNAT family N-acetyltransferase, with product MNEEITYLDIRAVKTPASDLNTVLTMERDNYNSRFVYSWSREEHLNAINHDNFLHLTIMHANEDLVLGYLILGGLTSPDKALELMRVVIDVKGKGYGRKTLRLVKKFCFESLNYHRLWLDVFEDNAPALKLYSSEGFVREGLLRECKRSPQGYRSMVIMSILEREYLTEQNK from the coding sequence ATGAACGAAGAAATAACCTATCTCGATATTCGGGCGGTCAAAACTCCGGCCTCCGACTTGAATACTGTGCTGACCATGGAAAGGGATAATTATAACAGTAGATTTGTCTATTCCTGGTCCCGGGAAGAACATCTTAATGCAATTAATCATGACAATTTCCTTCATCTGACAATAATGCATGCTAATGAGGACCTGGTTCTTGGCTACCTAATTTTGGGCGGCCTAACTTCACCAGATAAGGCGCTGGAGTTAATGCGAGTTGTAATTGACGTAAAGGGAAAAGGATATGGCCGTAAGACTTTGAGACTGGTGAAAAAATTTTGTTTTGAGTCACTGAACTATCATCGTTTGTGGCTGGATGTCTTCGAAGACAATGCCCCGGCTCTCAAACTCTATAGCAGCGAAGGATTTGTTCGGGAGGGACTGTTAAGGGAATGTAAAAGATCTCCACAGGGGTATCGATCCATGGTAATCATGTCTATTTTGGAACGTGAATATCTAACAGAGCAAAACAAATAG
- a CDS encoding N-acetyltransferase, which translates to MNMSIRSEHIGDYNQVAEVIFDAFARENYTCEAILVDVHRRGRNFDPNLSLVAELDGRIVGHCLFYPHQIVVGGEQLTGVALAPIAVAPKFQGRGIGGMLIEEGHRRAREKGHKFAFLLGHPEYYPRFGYKPGMFGECAIEVDCSQYELDPDLKDNLVFLGASDILTSLWQYSHAGADLAIVPGNQLQEWKPNAAGVDARVFGGDNKCAGYLRFVKKTGEIKEFAARGKFASEHMLAWWANQYGTTCRVPVHPDSRCGREMLSGKPVLHRWGAAMIKILDNSCQEIVHYCQCMDAGNGKPGLMNWPAFYDVTEEA; encoded by the coding sequence ATGAACATGTCGATTCGTTCAGAACACATTGGAGACTATAACCAGGTGGCGGAAGTAATTTTTGATGCCTTTGCCCGGGAAAATTATACCTGTGAGGCTATTTTGGTGGATGTGCATCGCCGGGGACGAAATTTCGATCCAAATTTATCGTTGGTTGCGGAGTTAGACGGCCGGATTGTCGGTCATTGCTTGTTTTACCCACACCAAATTGTTGTCGGGGGTGAGCAGCTTACAGGGGTGGCTCTGGCGCCAATTGCCGTTGCGCCCAAGTTCCAAGGTCGTGGTATCGGCGGCATGCTAATCGAAGAAGGGCATCGACGTGCCCGGGAGAAGGGCCATAAATTTGCTTTCCTATTGGGGCACCCCGAATATTACCCCCGGTTCGGTTATAAGCCGGGTATGTTTGGTGAGTGTGCCATCGAAGTAGACTGCAGCCAGTATGAACTTGATCCGGATTTGAAAGACAACCTGGTGTTTTTAGGAGCATCAGATATACTTACTTCGTTATGGCAGTATAGCCATGCGGGTGCGGATTTGGCGATTGTTCCCGGCAATCAGCTCCAGGAGTGGAAACCAAATGCCGCCGGTGTGGACGCCCGGGTGTTTGGTGGTGACAATAAATGTGCGGGTTATTTACGCTTTGTGAAGAAGACAGGGGAAATCAAAGAGTTTGCGGCCCGAGGGAAGTTTGCTTCTGAACATATGCTGGCCTGGTGGGCGAACCAGTATGGTACTACTTGTCGGGTACCTGTGCATCCCGATAGTCGCTGCGGCCGCGAGATGCTCTCTGGTAAGCCGGTGCTCCACCGCTGGGGAGCGGCGATGATTAAGATTTTGGATAACAGTTGTCAGGAAATTGTTCACTATTGCCAATGCATGGACGCGGGTAACGGCAAACCCGGCCTGATGAATTGGCCGGCATTTTACGATGTTACCGAGGAAGCCTGA
- a CDS encoding M20 family metallopeptidase: MTAEILKMLQDCYRQCRKCNHVNMFKNINMLTWSPLDEGRRSPYVYKNLMKGGVSMRAKDYFSEQELIDLTTHLVSIESHKDCAEEESEVARMLHALMHSEGIPSEVKEVDSSRLNIFATIAGTESATALMLNGHTDTIPGFNMDFPPFEPFIKDGNLYGRGAVDMKGGIAAMVAALIAVKRAGLKLKKGVVFAGVIDEEQCSKGTEQIVKELNIRPEMAIIGEPTKLEVAIAHKGMEWTEVIFKGRSGHGSRPYEGNNAIYAATEFVSLVRSELIPQVEDTKFDLLGNATLNVGVIKGGDDPNVIPDTCIVQIDRRWLPNEDIDEIYSQYNAFAARAAKVTGCTFTVRCMEEAVASLKNTPHRIEAGDRLVTEALAAVEQVTGKKQEPVAFPAWSDAALLSNNIGTRCIVLGPGNIDQAHTNNEFCSIKDIIDASEIYLDLIKRLCL, translated from the coding sequence TTGACAGCAGAAATTTTAAAAATGTTGCAGGATTGTTACAGGCAGTGTCGAAAATGTAATCATGTCAACATGTTTAAGAATATAAACATGTTGACATGGAGCCCCCTAGATGAGGGGAGAAGATCACCATATGTTTACAAAAATCTAATGAAAGGAGGTGTTTCAATGAGAGCAAAAGATTATTTCAGCGAGCAGGAACTAATTGATTTAACGACTCACCTGGTTTCCATTGAAAGCCATAAAGACTGCGCGGAAGAGGAATCTGAGGTTGCCAGAATGTTACATGCATTGATGCATTCCGAAGGGATACCCAGCGAAGTAAAGGAGGTTGACAGCAGCCGCTTAAATATCTTCGCGACGATAGCTGGAACAGAATCTGCAACGGCCCTAATGTTGAATGGCCATACTGATACAATCCCGGGATTTAATATGGACTTTCCCCCTTTCGAACCATTTATCAAGGACGGGAATCTTTATGGCCGGGGCGCTGTTGACATGAAAGGCGGCATTGCTGCAATGGTTGCAGCTTTAATCGCCGTCAAGAGAGCAGGTTTAAAGTTAAAAAAAGGCGTGGTTTTTGCAGGAGTTATCGACGAAGAACAATGCTCCAAGGGAACGGAGCAAATCGTCAAGGAACTGAATATCAGGCCGGAAATGGCGATTATCGGTGAGCCAACGAAATTAGAGGTAGCAATCGCCCATAAAGGAATGGAATGGACAGAGGTTATCTTCAAGGGCCGCTCAGGACATGGCAGTCGGCCGTATGAGGGCAATAACGCAATTTACGCCGCCACGGAATTTGTCAGCCTAGTCCGCTCTGAGCTTATTCCACAAGTTGAGGATACCAAATTTGATTTGCTGGGCAATGCTACGTTAAATGTCGGCGTAATTAAGGGGGGCGATGATCCCAACGTCATCCCGGACACCTGTATCGTGCAAATCGATCGCCGCTGGTTGCCCAATGAAGATATTGATGAAATCTATAGCCAATATAATGCTTTCGCCGCGCGTGCTGCCAAAGTCACGGGCTGTACATTTACTGTTCGCTGCATGGAGGAAGCAGTTGCCTCGCTAAAAAATACTCCCCACAGAATTGAGGCCGGGGACAGGCTGGTGACTGAAGCGTTGGCTGCGGTAGAGCAAGTGACCGGTAAAAAGCAAGAACCGGTTGCATTCCCTGCCTGGAGTGATGCAGCGTTGCTTAGCAACAACATCGGGACACGGTGCATTGTTCTGGGACCCGGAAATATTGACCAGGCACACACAAATAATGAGTTCTGCAGTATAAAGGATATCATTGATGCTTCAGAGATTTATCTCGATTTAATTAAGAGGCTATGCCTCTAA